A genomic stretch from Salvelinus alpinus chromosome 38, SLU_Salpinus.1, whole genome shotgun sequence includes:
- the LOC139566357 gene encoding zinc finger protein 429-like codes for MSKLELLRVIFNQRCTGAADEIFRAVAKTISEYQDNVYLSKEDNRRLQGLLDIILKPEIKLYRADFEQFIVSEVEFPPEQQHFEQEWSPDLGQDDWNPIQIKEEQEEFRIIQEEEDSVFTLAWVKSDYDQYSTQSSQTQSEEYKDRTKPKEVDSSKPTSGSRPQPKSRRTQAEKGKRFISSKGRKSMDLKSPVQRRCQTEDKSFCCSDCGERFTQMGKLNSHRIMIHSGGNQFRCDECGKCFAQWGYLDSHMKIHTRVNCGKVFTQSDRFKPSLTTLKDHTGEKFYCCGECGKYFSNAGSLNYHRRSHTEEKSHRCHDCGKCFFKFRDLNIHRRIHTGEKRFRCQFCGKCYNQHTSLSYHMKNHTGDIF; via the exons ATGTCTAAATTGGAGTTGTTGAGAGTGATTTTTAACCAACGATGTACAGGCGCTGCGGATGAGATATTCAGAGCCGTTGCAAAAACGATATCAGAGTACCAGGACAACGTTTATCTATCGAAAGAGGACAACCGACGTCTACAGGGGCTGCTTGACATCATCCTGAAACCTGAGATAAAGTTGTATAGAGCAG ATTTTGAGCAGTTCATTGTCTCTGAAGTGGAGTTTCCCCCTGAGCAGCAGCACTTTGAACAAGAGTGGAGCCCCGATCTGGGGCAAGATGACTGGAACCCCATACagattaaagaggaacaggaggaatTCAGGATCATCCAGGAGGAGGAAGACTCTGTATTCACCCTTGCCTGGGTGAAAAGTGACTATGATCAGTACTCAACTCAGTCCTCACAAACCCAAAGTGAAGAATACAAAGACAGAACAAAACCTAAGGAAGTGGATTCTTCAAAGCCAACCAGTGGCTCTCGGCCTCAGCCCAAATCGAGGAGGACACAGGCAGAAAAGGGAAAAAGATTTATCAGCTCCAAAGGTAGAAAATCAATGGATCTGAAATCACCAGTGCAAAGGAGGTGTCAGACAGAAGATAAATCATTTTGCTGTAGTGATTGTGGTGAACGTTTCACTCAGATGGGAAAACTGAATTCTCATAGGATCATGATACACTCCGGAGGTAATCAGTTTCGCTGTGATGAATGTGGCAAATGTTTTGCTCAGTGGGGATATCTGGATTCTCATATGAAGATTCACACAAGGGTGAATTGTGGCAAAGTATTCACTCAGTCTGACCGCTTCAAACCCTCCTTGACCACTTTGAAGgatcacacaggagagaaatttTATTGCTGTGGTGAATGTGGCAAATATTTTTCTAATGCTGGGTCCCTGAATTATCATAGGAGGTCGCACACAGAGGAGAAATCGCATCGCTGCCACGATTGTggcaaatgtttttttaaatttaggGATCTGAATATTCACAGGAGgattcacacaggggagaaacgtTTTCGCTGCCAGTTCTGTGGGAAATGTTATAATCAGCACACTTCTCTAAGTTATCACATGAAGAATCACACAGGAGACATCTTCTAA